The segment CGCTTGTCGTGGAAGAACATGGGCACACCTCCGGGTGCGGGGGTCGAGAGCCGCGCATGGGAGAGGGAACGGGCACGGGGGCGGGTGCAACGCACATGCCCGGAGGGTGGACAGCCGGTCCAGACGCGAGGACTGCGCCCGGAATGGTGATGGCGCCGACGTCGGCCACGGATCGCGCCGGGCGTCCCGCACGCGCTCATGCGCCGCGCCCCAACCCGAGCGCGACGACGCCGTGACGTCCGGGCCGGCCAGACCGAGCCGACCCGGCCGGCGCGGATCGGGATCACGCGGGCTGGTGCACCGGTGAGCCGGGAGCGTGCAGGCGCATCGCCTCGCCCAGCATCGGCAGCGCGTCCTGGAACGCGGCGATGAGATCGGGCGAGAACTGCTTGCCGCGCTCGCGCAGGATCTCCTGCGCGGCGTGGGCGGCCGCACGGGCGCTGCGATACGCGCGCGACGAAGTCAGCGCATCGAACGTGTCGGCGAGTGTGAGGACCTGCGTGGAGAGCGGGATCTCCGACCCGGCCAGGCCACTGGGATAGCCGCGGCCGTCCCAGCGTTCGTGGTGATGGAGGACCATGGCGAGGATCTCGTCATCATCGATGAGCGGCTCGAGGATCCGCTTGCCGATGGCCGGATGCTCCCGGACCTGCCGCATCTCCTCTTCACTCAGCCGGCCGGGCTTGTTCAGGATGTAGTCCGGGATGCCGATCTTGCCGATGTCGTGCAGCTCGCCGGCGAGCGCGAGGCGCTCCAGGTCGAGCCCACCGATCACGCGGCCGATGGTGACGGCGTAGCGGGAAACGCGCTCCGAGTGGCCCCGCGTGTAGGGGTGCTTGGCCTCTACCGCGGCGACCAGCGCACGAACGCCACGCAACACCAGCTCGCGGACCTCCGCCTCCCGGGCCCGCAGCTCCTGCGTGAGCTGCGCCACCTCCGACTCCGCTTGCTTGCGCGCCGCGCACAGCCCGAGCGCCTCCTGCGCGCGCTCGCGTAGCTCTTCCAGCGTGAACGGCTTGAGGAGGAAGCGATCCACGCCGTGATGGAACGCCTGGATCGGCGTGTTCGGATCCGCCTCGCCGGTCATCATCAACACGGCGAGCCACGGCCAACGGCTGCGCGCCTCCCTCGCGAGGTCGATGCCGGAACGCCCTGGCATGTTGACGTCGGTGATGAGCAGGTCGAACGGCTCCGCTTCGAGGCACGCGAGGGCCTCCTTCGCGTTGACCGCTGCGACCACGACCGCACCCCAGCGCCGCAACGACCGGATGATCGAGTCGCGGAACGCCGGCTCGTCATCCGCGACGAGAACGCGGCAGCCTTCGAGAGACACGGAGACTGGCTGACCGTCCATGAACGACGGAGGTGTGTTCACTGCGAGGGTTCGTTGGTGACGACGCGCGGCAACGTCACCGTGAAGCGGGCGCCGCTGCCGTCCACGTTGCAGGCCTCGATCGTGCCGCCGTGGTCGGTCACGATCCGGTGCGTGATGGCGAGCCCGAGCCCGGTGCCGTTCGGCTTGCTGGTGTAGAACGGCTCGAAGAGGCGCGGCAGCGCGGACGGCGGGATGCCGGGGCCGGTGTCTTCCACCACCAGCTCGACCATCTTGCCCGCCGCGCGGCCGCGGATCGTGATCCGGCCGTCCTGCCCGATCGCCTGCTCCGCGTTCACGATCAGATTCAGCAAGACCTGCTGGAGCTGGTTCGCGTCACCCCAGACCTCGGGCAGGTCCGGCGGCAGGTCGAGCACGACCTCGATCCGGTTGCGGCGCTGGTCGTAGACCCGGAGGGCCAGCGTGCGGTTGACGATGTCGGCCAGCGAGACCTCCCGACGCGTCGTTTCGCTCCTGCGGGCGAAGCCGAGCAGGTTGCGGACGATCTCGCCGGCGCGCCGCGCCTCGCGGCCGATCGTCTCGACCATCTCGCGGCTGTCCGGGTCCAGGTTGCCGCTCAGCAGGAGCTCGGCGAAGTTGCTGATCGCCCCCAGCGGGTTGTTCAGCTCGTGCGCCACGCCGGAGACCAGCCCACCCACCAGGGCGAGCCGGTCCGACTCCATGAACCGCGCCTGGCGCTGCATTTCCTTGGTCACATCCCGGGCGATCACGACGGTGCCCAGCACCTTGCCGGCGTTGCGCACGGCCACGCGCGTGAGGTGCACCGGCGCCAGCGTCCCATCCCTGCGCTTGATGAGCAGTTCGCCGGTCCAACGCGAACGCAGGGCGGCGGCGCGGATCTTCCGCCGCGCGGTCGGCGGCAGGTCCGCGCCGTAGAGATCCTCCACGTTCTGTCCGAGCAGCTCGCTCGCGCGCCGGCAGCCGAACAGCACCGCGGCCGCATGGTTCGCATAGCGCACCACGGACTTCCCGTCCGTGATCAGCACGCCGGCTCGCATGCGGCCCATCGCCGCGACCATCAGCCTGGACTGCTTCCGCTGCCGCTCCACCTCCTCCGCACGCCGCAGGCTCTCCAGCCCCGCACCCGCCTGATCCGCCAACGCCGACAGCGTCTCGACCGCGTCCTCCGAGGCGTCCTGCGGATCCATCACCAGCAGCGCGCCGCCCGGCCGACCATCGGCGCACACGATGGCCGTCACCAGGATCCGCTCGACCTTCTCCCGCTCAATGAACCCCGCGAACACCGGCGCCGCCTCCGCGCCGCTCACCAGCCGCGGCGTCTCCGAGCGCAACGCGGTCGTGGAGATGCTCCCCTCCGCCGGGAAGCGACGCCCCTCCAGCTCCTCGGCGATCCCGCCGCCGCCCACCACCTCCAGCTCCTCCATCCCGGCGCCGCACGGCAACACGATGCACGCGCCCCGGGCGCGGACCAGCTCCGTCGCCACGTTCGCCAGCAGCCGCGCCAGCGCGCCGAGGTCGCGGCTCGCACGGACCAGCCGGCCGATCGCCCGGAACGCAGCCATCCCGCGGCGTCGCTCCTCCAGCAGCTCCGCTTCCCGCTGCTCGAGCAGGTTCCGCTGCGCGGTCACCTCCTCGAGCAACTGCTCCAGCTCCGCCTGCTGCGCTTCGAGCTCGGCGCGGACCGCCTCGAGGTCCGCCGCGCCACCGGCACGCGACATCCCGAGCCACGCGGCGAGCCGCGCGGTCAGACGAGACGGAGGCGGTAGACTTTTCACTGCGGTATGAACGCTGTAGCGAGTTCGGGGACTACGCGAAAATCACGGGAACGGTCGCTGCGACGCCCCCTTCGGAGTCCCAGAGGTCATTGCACCGGCGGACGTCGGTGCAAGCTCGGGGCCGACATGCACTCGCTGCCATGGCAAGACCCGGCTCCGTACGACCAGCCCGTGCGCCCACCCTGCCCCCGTGACCACGGGCTGTTCACGGCGCGTCGTCTGACCGGACCCACGGCCCGATACGCGATGGACGCCGCGAACGTATGCACGGAGTCGAGGCCCCCAAGGTAAAGAGGGCCGGAAGGCAGTGTCAATGTGCTGAACGAGAAAACACCAACGAGCGAGACAGCGTGGCGCCTACTGCGCGACCTCGAACCGGGCCGCCGGCGCGAAGCCGATCCCGCCGTCCGGCAGCTCGACGCGGTACCAGCGCCCCGTCGCGCCGAGCAGCTTCACGAGCGCGCCGGCAGCGAGCGTGTCCACCACCGCCGCGTCCTCCGTGGGCGCGGCGTGGACCGGCACGTCCGCCTCCACCGTGCGCGCACTGCCGCCCAGCGCGCCCACATCGCCCTCCACGGACTCGCCGTTGACCGGCACGGCGGAAACGGCGGCTTGCAGCAGGGGCGTGGGATCCAGGGCGATGCGGCGGCCGCGGCGGTAGACGCCGAAGTGTAGGTGCGGCGACGCGCGGCGCGCGTTGCCGGTGTTGCCGACCCGCCCGATCACATCTCCCGCACGCACACGCGTCCCCACCTCCACGAGCTGCGCATCCAGGTGAGCGTAGTAGTACGCGACCTCGCCATCCTCCGCCTCGAGCCAGATCACCTTCCCGCCCGCCGCCGAGACGCTGACACCACGGACCACGCCGTCCGCCACGGCGAGGACCGGCGTGCCGCGCGGGGCGAAGATGTCCACGCCCTGGTGACGCCGGCGGCCGCCATCCCGCGGCGCGCCGTAGCCACCACGGATCGCCTCCACGCCCACGCCGGCAACGGGGAAGACCAGCGACCCCTCGCCGCCACTGGCGGGAGCGGCGTCCACGATCGCGATGCGGTACAACCCCTCGTGGCCGGGCGCCGGCTGGATGCGGACGACGTACTCGCCGCCGCGCACCACGCGCGCTTCCAGCTCGTGCGCGCCCGGCTCCGCCCGCGCCACCAGCCGCAGGAGATCCGACGCCAGCGGCGCCGACCGGTCCACGATCTCCAACAGCTCGATCACGACGCCGCCACGACGCAGGAGCGGCGGCTCCGCCTCGACGCGGACGTGCGCGCCGTCGCCCAGCTCCAGCCGGTAGGCGACGGCCGCCGCGCTGCCGCCGGGCGAGAACCGGAACGCTTCGCGGTACGGCGGCCGGATCACGACCGCGTGAGCGAGCGCGCGTTCGCCCGGGAGCGCTTCCGTCGCGTCATCGCCGACGACTTCGGCCGGCGGCTGGACGGGGATCGCGAGCGGCTCCGGCCCCCGCGGGCGCGCGGAGGCGCACGCGGTGACCAGGAGGGCCGGGCCCAGGATCAGGACGGGGACGGTGAGCGGTGAACGGATGGCGGTCGCACGGCTCCTCGTCGGCATCGACTCCCTCCGGCACGGATCCCGGCCGAGCGGGCGCGGCGTACGCTGGGCGCGACGGCGAGCGCACCCGTCGCCGTACGCGGTCGGAGGACAGGGCGCTGACCACGTCAGAGGACAGCGACGGCGCGCCGACCGCCCGCGGCGCAGCGGCCACGCTCTGCGGAACTCGTTGACAGGTTCGTGGTTGCGCGTCGGGGAGAGGTCGGGATGGCGCGCGGGGCGCCACGGCCGGATGTGCAGGTGCCGGGCCAGTGCGTCGCGCCGTCCTCGCGATCCCGCCATGCTCCGCGATCGCACCGTCTCCGCCGCGCCGGACCGGGCGCAGTGGGCGCAACGCCGGACACCGGACGAGCCCTCGGACGACGAGGGCCGCTCCGCGCCCCGCGCGATCGGGCCGAGCCCGCGGTGGAGGGAACACCGCTTGCACCCCGGCCGCCTGGAGGTGTCCGCCGATGTTCGCCGGTCTGCTCGCCGCCGCCGCGATCGCCGCGACGTTGCTCGCCGTGCTCGGGCTCGCCCTGTCCAGACGCGTGCTGCCGCGGTCCGTCCTGGAGAGCCACAACACCGTCATCGGCCACGGCTACGCGGTGCTCAGCCTCTTCATCGGGATCCTGCTCGCGCTGATGGTCGTGGCCGTGTGGGAGCGGTACGTGGAGGCGCAGGAGATCACGGAGAGCGAGGCCAACACGCTGGCGGACCTGTATAGCGACGCCGCGGCCTTCCGCGAGCCGGACCGCAGCCGCCTGCGCCAGCGCATCCGGGACTACGTGCTCGCGGTCGAAGCGGACGAGTGGCGTGCGATGGCCGAGCGCAAGGAGAGCCCGCGGGCCTGGCAGGCGTACGCGGCGATCCGGCGCGCCTACCTCGACGTGACGCCGCACGACCTGCGCGAGGCGCTGTGGCTCGAGCAGTCGCTCCGCCGCCTCGATGTCCTTGCCGATGCGAGGCGGCTCCGCCTACTCCACAGCCGGACCCGGCTGCCGGCGGCCATGTGGATCGCGTTGTCGGTGCTCAGCCTCGCGACCGTCGGCTTCTCGTACCTGTTCGGCGTGCGCGACCCGCGCCTGCACGCCGTCGTGAGCGGCGCCATCGCCGCCGGACTCGCGCTCACCCTCACGCTGATCTGGGCGCTCCAGCAGCCGTTCGGCCGCCTGGCCGGCCAGCCGCCCGATGCGTTCACGGAGCTGCGCACGGTCTTCGAACAGCCGGAGCCGTGAGCCGCGGCCGGGCTCCGCCCCCGAGCTTGACCCGCCACCCACCCCGGCCGCAGTATTGCCGTATGATCGGGATTGCGTCCCAGCGCGTGCTCGTTGCGCGTTTCAGCCCGAAGCTGCGCATCTACCAGTACGTCAACAGTCTCCTGATCCTGCTGATCTCCATCGTCGGGATCCCGCTGATCCCGATCTGGCTGGTGGTCGGCTGGGTGTGGGCGGACCGCTACTTCCGGTCGCTCCGCTGCGAGCTCGACGACCGCCACCTGCGCATCCGCCGCGGCGTGCTGTTCCGCAAGACCAAGACGATCCCGCTCGACCGCATCCAGGACTTCACGCTGCAGGACGGCCCGATCCTCCGTGC is part of the bacterium genome and harbors:
- a CDS encoding two-component system response regulator produces the protein MNTPPSFMDGQPVSVSLEGCRVLVADDEPAFRDSIIRSLRRWGAVVVAAVNAKEALACLEAEPFDLLITDVNMPGRSGIDLAREARSRWPWLAVLMMTGEADPNTPIQAFHHGVDRFLLKPFTLEELRERAQEALGLCAARKQAESEVAQLTQELRAREAEVRELVLRGVRALVAAVEAKHPYTRGHSERVSRYAVTIGRVIGGLDLERLALAGELHDIGKIGIPDYILNKPGRLSEEEMRQVREHPAIGKRILEPLIDDDEILAMVLHHHERWDGRGYPSGLAGSEIPLSTQVLTLADTFDALTSSRAYRSARAAAHAAQEILRERGKQFSPDLIAAFQDALPMLGEAMRLHAPGSPVHQPA